From the genome of Anopheles funestus chromosome 2RL, idAnoFuneDA-416_04, whole genome shotgun sequence:
GCTTTGCTGGTTGCAAGAGGTCCTATTCTCTGCGCGCCCTTTTCGGTCGGGTATTACCATCGATTCCCTCGTTGACGGTTATCGCTCCACCCGTGGTCCCTATCGAACCGCTGCCACCGAGCGAAGTCTGGCATCCGCGCAGTTTCTTTCCACCTACCTGCACCTGGCTTTGGGCCGTAATTTGTAGCGAGATCGCATTCGTGTTCAACTTCTCCGTCAGCAGCAGATCCTTCAGACCTTTCATCTTCTGACTGTACAGCACAATGATGGGTCGTTTCGGTTCCGTGTCGTCCACATTCGTGTCTCGCTTATTAATCTGGGTACATTTTTCAGCTTCCCCGTCTTGCTTTATCTTTACAGCACCGTCGTCACGTTTTCCGTTGCTTGCCGGTTTGTTGGTTTCTACGGTCGTACAAATTCCCTCACCGTCAGACGATGGTTCGGCACTTTCTTCGGTAGTAAATGGTTGTCCACCGCCTTGCAGTAGAAATTCGGGATTTAGCAGCTTCTCGCCACATTTGCCCACCAGTGCCTCGAGTGATTTCGGTAGCGAATTACCTTTCACGGAGGTACTACCATTTGTGCGCCCTCCGTTGGTTACGTTCGCGTCAGCCTTTGcgatattgttgttgttgtgatgaTGCACCGTATCGTCTGTTCCGTTTTTGCCACCATTCTCCTGCCCATGCTGTAGGGCGGTTTGTGCTTGTGGTTCCTGATCGGCACATTTTATGATTACCTGCGATCGTATGTCGTGATCAAACTTTGCTATTGTTGCTACCAGCGGTTTAGCCCAACCGATATGCAGGATAGGCGTTTGGCTGCCTTCCTCCCACTTGCATATGCCGTCGTAAAAGCGCAACAGGTTGGCAAAGCAGGACGAATCGCGCAGGATACTTTTCGCCGAATGGCCGGAGCTTTCTAACTTCATCACCTGTGGGATCAGCTCGTTGGCAATATCGAGGAATTCTTTATATATTTCTTCATCATCCCGTGAGTAGTTGTACCTGTGTTTATGTAAGATTTAATTACAGATTAATATACTTTCTGCCGCGACCCCACCACACGTCCGGTTTGTATCGTGATCTCAATAGATCATAGACGCGAATAGAGACACGGAACGGTTGTAGAGCCGAATCAGAAGCAGAAATACTTACAGCCGAATAACATCGCTACTGTCCGCCCAGGATGCGAATGCTTCCCGATACATATTCTTTCGATAGTAGTAACCGCCCTGGTACGTGTACGGGTACACATGATGGTTCCGGTAAAACATTTGTGACGATCGTACTGACTCGTTGTACAGTTCCTCGCAGCTTTTCCTCCCCGGTGTTGGCTCGACCTCTTCCAGCTCACCCAGACAACCAAGCGCCATTGGGTATTTCTTCAAATGTCCCATATCGTGTAGGAGCCAGAGTAGCTGTTGCTGTAAATCGGCCACCTCCAAACATGCACTGGTGGCCGTCAACGATGGATTAATGGCGGACACAATCGCTGCAACTTCCATGTATCGATTGCAAACGACCGGATTGCCCGCCACGTAAAGCCACGTTTGTGACTCAATGCCCGGGGCAACCGATTGGCCTCGTTTATCCTCCGCTCCCTTGCCGTGCCACGTTACCTCGATCGTTTCATCGCCCGTCTTGCCAAACACGACCCACACATGGTCCTCGGAGATGGCCAAATGGACGTCCCGGTAGCCAAGCATCTGGCATCCGGCCACGACAGCAAAGGCAACACCGAAGCAGTCCAGCTTGTTGCCGCACAAGTAGCTATAGAGGCTCTGTAAATGGGCCCGATCCTTGTACGAGCTTCGCAGCAACGAGTTCCAGATGATGTCGGATACTTTCTTGATAATTTCGCGACTGGCAAACTTGGAATCGGTCGTCGTTTTCACTAGCAGCTTCTCGATCGGTGCCAGCACGGATTTGAATCGCTTGTACAGACCTTCCACGGTGTCGTACCGGATGACGGGAAAGTTGCCAGCCGGGTCCGCCGTGGCGTTCTTTCCTCCCTCGccattgttgttattgttgttattattattgtgcGAGGACGACGATGAGGAGCTCGTCGATTCGAGCACCTTCGTCGTGAGCGAATGCTCGATCAATCCGGTAACGATCGACAGCAGCGTAAGGTCCGGTTCCTCCTCGCGATTGTTCAGCTGTTGGCGGAACAGTTTTATCACATCCGGAATCGCACGCAGCGGAAACAGTTTGATAACGTCGTCACAAAATTCCGTCATCGTTCGTTCATCTGTTGTGGCACCACTGAATGTATTGAATTTACTCCCGGAGTTGgtgtgatgttttgtttttctttgtttactttttagcTCTTTGCACTTTGCAGCCGCCAGAGAGGTGATTTTCGCGGTGCGGCCGCACTCTGGGTAGAATCGAAACCCCCCTTTTACGGTTTGGATTACACCATATACCAGGTTTATATGACACACTGTTACAACGACTGTTGACAATAACAATTACGTTGGAACTTTTTTTCGCCCTTTTTGTTCAACCCTCTGCGACGTCATTTGCCATTTGGCGTCTCGGGGTGGCATCACGCTCCATTCCTTGTTCCCGCTCGAAAATACCTCACCTCCTCCACAACCACCACCGACACCGAGTGGAACGAAGTGGAGGTCCTTAGCGATTACAGGACGAAAGCGCGCGCAAGCAGATTACGTCCGCAAACAGGTTCCGTACCGTCACCGTGTCACACACGTACAACATTAATTCCATTTTCGTACCAGCGTAGCTGTATCCGATGCGGGGAAAATGCGTGTGACAGCTGCTGaaccaacaacgaaaaaacggACCGCTATCGATGGAATGTGCTGATATGCGCCACAGCCAGCCCGAAACAGACACGACAGCAGCATAGATTCGCAAAAATAACGCTATTCGATAACGCGGCACCACATCACGGCACAGTTAAGATATGATTTGCAACTGTGCAAACATACCAATTTTGGGTTATCACTTGTTTTTCAGCTGAATAAAACTTGGCTTCTGTGACGCGCGCGTTCTCGACATCTAGCGAAAAAATGTTGTCTCTGTATTTTTCTgtaaatttatgcaaacacactcacacacaggcGCAGCCAGTCAAACGCAGCAACCAATTTTCGAAGGGTTGAGTTCAGCCCTGCAAAACGATAAGTTTGACAACCGGCGAAGAGTGCGCACTGGAATGTTTACAAACATCGCGCGTACAATGGCATAAAAAATCACCCCACACGGAATACGGGTTTGGTTTCGTGATGGATTTAGTGGCCAAGCGAAGTATTAATTGTGAACAAGGAGCAGTGCGAGCAGTGCGTTATAATGGTAAGCGCGTTTGTAGTAACTTTGACTTTAGATTGATCTCCTTCATCGTTTACATTTTAGTTGATGGATCGTACTGCTTGTCGTGTGGCTCggacaaaaaaatcaagctATGGAACCCTCGGACAGGATTACTACTGAAAACATATGGTGGCCACGCCGACGAGGTAATGGATGCTGCGAGTAGCTGCGAAAGTAGTTATATCGTATCGGCTTCCCTTGATAAAAGTGTCATTTACTGGGATGTATCGACCGGGCTACCAGTTCGACGACTCCGAGGTCATGCCGGTGGCGTTACCTGCATACGCTTCAACGAAGAATCGTCGATTGCCGTTTCGGGCTCGAAAGATAACACGGTTGCATGTTGGGACATACGCACTCGAAAGCTAGACGCTGTACAAACGATGCGAGAAGCCAAGGATTGCATTACAGCGCTTGTGGTGAGCGAACACAAGATCATCTCCAGCTCACTGGATGGATCGATCCGGCAGTATGACATACGGGCCGGAGAGCTTGTCTGTGATACAATCGGTGTTCCGATAACGTATCTGGTGCAAACGCGCGATGGCCAGTGCCTGTTAGCGGCTTGCTCCGATGGTACAATTCGACTGATCGATAACGATTCCGGTGAACTTCTATCCGAGTACAAAGGACACCGGGTGGATGACTATACGATCGAGTGCGGAATTATTTCGGCCGATACGAAAATCGTTTCCGGATCGGCTGAAGGTGCAGCAGTCGTTTGGGACCTTTTGGAGGGCACTGAAGTGCGAAGGTTACGCATAGGAAGCGAAGTTGTGCATTCGTTAGCGCCACATCCCACGGGGAAAGACATTTTATTCGCTCGCAAACGGCACATTGAGGTGTGGGGTGAACCGGAAGAAATTGTAGAAGAAATagaagattaaaataaaataaaaacactattGTTACGATatcaaagaacaaacaaaaccgtaaATTGCAAATTGTAGTGCACGAACAGAAATACATTCGAAGATCGAATTTTCAATTTGGTTTCAAATGTTTGCGATGTAGGAAAGATTGCAAGAGCTCTTCTTAACTTATGAACACCTTTAAGAATCAGTAATTACTATCACAATGCATGACGAAACTTAAAAACTCTTGCGTAGGaaaaatttttacaagaaaTAAGCAAATTTTCGTTGAACGCTGTCGAAATTTATTCTCGAACTCAGCTCGACCATGGCTTGTAAACGAGTTTGTTTGTTCGAAAAAACTGCTCGTTTACCATCGCAAgccgtacacacgcacactatcACACAGCTACAGCGTACGCGTGCATTAAattaaccttttttgtttcctcactTTCCGGAGTGCGAAACTCGTATCTCTGGGTCCTTTTCCGAGTCAATTTCCAGCACAATATGGACCGTATAATGTCCACCATTGTGTAGCATCATCGTTTATCCTTGCCCTCCATCCGAAGTCCAGTTGCCCCCTCCGGTTCCAACCAGACACTTCCAAAAAAGGTACTTTTCGTGCCCTAGGGTAAGATGCATTCGTGTTGAGAAACAGCCAATACACCTGAAGTAGTTGCATTTCGTGCTGAAGTTTCGCGGTGAAATTGTGTTCAAAAGTGCCAAACTTTGGGTTGATGATTTGCGTTGCGTTATCAACGATTAGTTGTGCTGTACTTTCTTATCTTTCCCGCAACATAGTGGCTTGCAGATAGTGGTTAAATAGTGGTGCATCAAAGTGATTATACCGTTTCAAGTCGTTCATTTCATTATGGTGATCGCGGCATTCACTGTTCGGTAGTGACCTGAATGCTGCTGTTTCTGTGCGCGAGAAGCGAAGATTAGCCTCACCAACTCGCCACTGAAAAAGGGCTATTAAAACCGACTCAAGGCTACAGAGCCGTAAATTTTTCGCCAACCATAAAAAGAACCAGTTCAGTGCTGCAGTGCTGTGTGTGCGGTGATTCGTGCACAAGAAGACGAGTTTCTTGAAGTTCCGGAGCGCAGATTAAACCCCGAAAAGAAGCAGTGCAGAAAAGgccgaaaaagaaaagcgaggAGGCTTGCTTCAACGCTGAAATTCTTCTCTCCAGGTACGTATAGGTGCGTTTCACCTCTCGTGTGCGCTTGTGTACGTGCAGGTGTACAACGAACAACGCTAGAACAACGAACCTTTCGCTTATGGTCTCTGCCCGCGGCGTACAGCAGAAgatgagaaacaaaaaccgccGCAGCATCCATTTCTCGCTTGGCGCGTCCTGCCGTGGGAATCCAAGTTTGCTATGATGGAGTCGAAGACGCGACCCCTGCATCGAGATTTGTCTTGCCAAATGAAGCATGGAGCGATCTCCAGCACACTCAGCAGTGGGATTCGATTTAGATCCTGTATATATTTGTACGATTTTAGACgaaaaatggaattttataatttactaCGTTATTATGCTACGTTTACAATTGCATAACTCTTCCGATGCTGCGTGAAAGCAAGCTAATTAAGAGAGCAacgcattgttttgtttgtagccGCGCCTGGTGGATTTGGGTAACAAATGGTAAATGAGGGAAAAATCCCAATGAGTAAGCGGTTGGTTTAGGAACAAAGAAATCACCTGAATGATTCATGCatctttgaaattttttgtttatttgtaggtttattattttccttccattttttgttgatctCTCCCGTCTTTCCTGGACAAGCAATGAGCGCAACCGATGATCAGAGCAAATAAAACTTCACAGCGCACAAACTTATAAGCTTTGGCGTTTCTATGACAACGGCGCCATCGTTGAAGTCATAGAAACATGATCACGACTGATCTGAAAATGGATGATCACACGGAGTTCACCGTCACAAGTGGAATCATTATTGATTTAATCATATTGGGTTAGATACTACCATCGGTAGAAAAATAGATGATCGAAACGATCGTGGTCCTATTCAGGACTGATATCATATCCTAACTGGACCGTTTTTGTCCGTTGTTGTAGTAAAGACTGGCTATCCCGAGTTAATGAGATAAATAAGTCCAGTAAAAGGCACGTATGGTGTAGGTATGGCCCGTTacgccaaaacaaaaaagaagtaaaatacTTTCTGGCATTAGTTACTTTCTCGCTTATGTCCTTACACAACAGTAAAGTTAATTATCAAATCATTCAAACATTGCACAGCGATGTTCTATAAGAGCCTTTGCAAATTTATGTCCTGACTACAATTAAGCATATTTATAGTTTGTGTATTAATGCTCACACCGGCACCAAAGCGTTTAGCCGTTTATATCGTAATATGAGCCTTTTGCGTATGGCTTACCACACTTGATTGGTTTCAGCTCTATCTGTCTGGTGCATTTTTGAAGTGGTTTTACATTTTAGGACTTCACCTTTTCGTGTCCTGTTTGTCGACTGGCCAAAATGCTCAATTTCGTCTACTGTTGCTTCAACAAGGGGAGCAGATCAATTAGTAACTGGGTAATAGGTTCCCTTCTTTATTATCatgttttcctcttctttccAGCATCGAAAAACGCATGTCAACATTAGTTCCCCCGTTTTGAGGAATTGCTATACAAAACTCTTTCCCATTACACTTGCGATCGACAATCGCCAATATGGACGTTCGCAGCATGGGTTGTAAACATTGGAAAAATGCTACACCCACACAGTTTTTCACTGCAACACTACAccatcgagagagagagagagaaagggaggaaaaaaacaaacgatcagCACCACATTCCATCGCAAATCACAACCCAACCACCCCCGGCCTAGGTTTGGATTGTGTATTTCGCTGGCCACGTGCCATTTCTCGTGCACGGAATGGTGCTGCCGAAACCGGAAGACGtattttaaaccaaaaccCCGTTCACTCCACCGATTCTCGGTCTGTTGgagaacgtgtgtgtgtttttttattacgtttgtGATAGcgagaaatttaaaattgctaCGTTTCGAATGGCGTGCCTATGGCGATTATTGTTTGGATGTGGAGTGGGTTGGGTTTGGTTCTTTTACGAATGCAATAGACATAAAATGCAGTCCAGTGTAAGGTTAAGATTAGAATTCCCCCCCAGGGGTCGTGTTATCTGTTTATCTGTGTACGATCGTAATGTCCGTTCTGCATGAAGTTAGTGTTATTTCGGTTAATGATGGAACATTACTGTCGGGAATGTTACCGTACGTATGTacgtaaatcaattttttacgGCCAAACACAGAAATTATGTGCTTTATTGTAACTGcagttgtaaattaaatttaaatttatgtgaTTTGAGCAATCATGTTTGCGTCGGAATACCTGTAAGTGTCATTGAAAATTTGTGGTTTGCTGTAGCTAattttgtatgattttgtattattgttcattaaatttggaaaattaaaaacattgacGAAAACTATTATTAACTTACATTGTTTAATGTTATCATAAATTACATAGGTTCCATCATCCACGTCGTCTACCGTTTGTAGTTCTAATACAATAATATGTTTGcaccaaacaaatcaattgCTTTCGATTGAGCTGACTTTAGCTGACCAGCCAGCTAGTAGCCAACACCAACAACTACAAGGCAAAACTGTGTTCTGTCCaaccttttttctcttgctcgtCCCCAAGTACGGTCCTCTGTGCATTGTAGTGTCGTAAGTGTAGGTTAGCGTATAAGCGTATAGTGTAAGCGTTAGATGtaagtatatgtatgtatgtattagactaagaataaagagtcagtcgataaatagcactcgaacgAGCAACACCTAACTTCATAATAGTTGGCGACgaggaaaaagcaaacgaaaagtcAAATATTAGTCATGTCGTTAATCGGAGAAATTGAACCATTTGTCATGGGCGAAAGCATCAGGGAGTACTTGGAacgtattgatatttttttccaagttaACGAGGTGGAAGATTCAAAGAAAACAGTGATGTTGTTAACGTTGGGAGGAGCATCGCTGTATAGCCTCATATCAAAGATGGTGTTGCCTGAACAGCCAAAGACGCTAAACTACGAGAAGCTGTGCATTAAGCTGCAAGAGCAATTGGAACAGAAAGTCAACGTAGTGGCGGAACGGTTCAACTTTAGAAACTGTCTACAAAAAGATAGTTCTGTTGCGGAGTACATCGTGGAACTGAAATCGCTCGCACAATCGTGTAAATTCACGTGCTGTCTAAAGGAAAGCTTGCGAGAT
Proteins encoded in this window:
- the LOC125762116 gene encoding WD repeat domain-containing protein 83; translated protein: MDLVAKRSINCEQGAVRAVRYNVDGSYCLSCGSDKKIKLWNPRTGLLLKTYGGHADEVMDAASSCESSYIVSASLDKSVIYWDVSTGLPVRRLRGHAGGVTCIRFNEESSIAVSGSKDNTVACWDIRTRKLDAVQTMREAKDCITALVVSEHKIISSSLDGSIRQYDIRAGELVCDTIGVPITYLVQTRDGQCLLAACSDGTIRLIDNDSGELLSEYKGHRVDDYTIECGIISADTKIVSGSAEGAAVVWDLLEGTEVRRLRIGSEVVHSLAPHPTGKDILFARKRHIEVWGEPEEIVEEIED
- the LOC125762099 gene encoding menin; the protein is MTEFCDDVIKLFPLRAIPDVIKLFRQQLNNREEEPDLTLLSIVTGLIEHSLTTKVLESTSSSSSSSHNNNNNNNNNGEGGKNATADPAGNFPVIRYDTVEGLYKRFKSVLAPIEKLLVKTTTDSKFASREIIKKVSDIIWNSLLRSSYKDRAHLQSLYSYLCGNKLDCFGVAFAVVAGCQMLGYRDVHLAISEDHVWVVFGKTGDETIEVTWHGKGAEDKRGQSVAPGIESQTWLYVAGNPVVCNRYMEVAAIVSAINPSLTATSACLEVADLQQQLLWLLHDMGHLKKYPMALGCLGELEEVEPTPGRKSCEELYNESVRSSQMFYRNHHVYPYTYQGGYYYRKNMYREAFASWADSSDVIRLYNYSRDDEEIYKEFLDIANELIPQVMKLESSGHSAKSILRDSSCFANLLRFYDGICKWEEGSQTPILHIGWAKPLVATIAKFDHDIRSQVIIKCADQEPQAQTALQHGQENGGKNGTDDTVHHHNNNNIAKADANVTNGGRTNGSTSVKGNSLPKSLEALVGKCGEKLLNPEFLLQGGGQPFTTEESAEPSSDGEGICTTVETNKPASNGKRDDGAVKIKQDGEAEKCTQINKRDTNVDDTEPKRPIIVLYSQKMKGLKDLLLTEKLNTNAISLQITAQSQVQVGGKKLRGCQTSLGGSGSIGTTGGAITVNEGIDGNTRPKRARRE